A genomic segment from Desulfurella amilsii encodes:
- a CDS encoding restriction endonuclease, translating into MELIIGIIGIIGIAIIWGIISWIIETIRNSEKYVKLKPKLDNLERSVSEHETKVEKDREEWKIKVEKWNEKIKNDKAEVETKVEKDREEWKIKVEKWNEKIKNDKAEVEKIAKQKSMGFPWLAEAYADYFALKDGELEKYLKYKKHPAYTTAENVKQIKQAKRELLKENKIVSYKITYFEKLFPWLSELIADNEDEYIPVKIGDNDEDEGNEDRVNDFLTPEEYKSLPTVERNQMALDRYLKNRNKSKWAIGRDYEMYVGYLYEQNGYSIEYKGILDGFEDLGRDVIAKKDEEVCIIQCKYWAQYKEIHEKHIFQLFGTTMEYWIQNFRYSKKPKTFEEFAKFLNENKLRPIFFTSANLSGKAKEIANALNIEIRENEPIGEFPRIKCNINSDEFGQTKIYHLPMDQQYDRTIIGNRSGEFYAFTVKEAEDAGFRRAFKHRF; encoded by the coding sequence ATGGAACTAATAATAGGAATAATTGGAATAATTGGAATAGCAATAATTTGGGGAATTATTTCTTGGATTATTGAAACTATTCGAAACTCTGAGAAATACGTTAAACTAAAACCAAAGTTGGATAATTTAGAGCGTTCGGTTTCGGAACATGAAACAAAAGTAGAAAAAGATAGAGAGGAGTGGAAAATAAAGGTTGAAAAGTGGAATGAGAAAATTAAAAACGATAAAGCCGAAGTCGAAACAAAAGTAGAAAAAGATAGAGAGGAGTGGAAAATAAAGGTTGAAAAGTGGAATGAGAAAATTAAAAACGATAAAGCCGAAGTCGAAAAAATTGCTAAGCAAAAATCTATGGGATTCCCTTGGCTTGCTGAAGCATATGCTGATTATTTTGCACTAAAAGATGGGGAGCTGGAAAAGTATCTTAAATATAAAAAACATCCTGCTTACACTACCGCCGAAAATGTAAAACAAATTAAACAAGCAAAACGAGAATTACTAAAAGAGAACAAAATAGTTAGTTATAAAATAACCTATTTTGAAAAATTATTTCCTTGGCTTTCTGAACTCATTGCTGATAATGAAGATGAATATATTCCTGTGAAAATAGGCGACAATGACGAAGACGAGGGTAATGAAGACAGAGTAAATGATTTTCTTACACCAGAAGAATACAAAAGTTTACCAACGGTTGAGAGAAATCAAATGGCTTTGGATAGATACTTAAAGAATAGAAATAAATCAAAGTGGGCAATCGGTAGAGACTACGAAATGTATGTTGGTTATTTGTATGAACAAAATGGCTACTCCATTGAATACAAAGGTATTTTAGACGGCTTTGAAGACCTAGGCAGAGATGTTATCGCCAAAAAAGATGAAGAGGTTTGTATTATTCAATGTAAATATTGGGCACAATACAAAGAAATACATGAAAAACATATTTTCCAACTTTTTGGTACAACAATGGAGTACTGGATTCAAAACTTTAGATACTCTAAGAAACCAAAGACTTTTGAGGAGTTTGCCAAATTTTTAAACGAAAACAAGCTTAGACCAATATTTTTTACATCAGCCAATCTATCTGGAAAAGCTAAAGAAATAGCAAATGCATTAAATATAGAAATCAGAGAAAACGAGCCAATAGGAGAATTCCCAAGAATTAAATGCAACATTAATAGCGATGAGTTTGGACAGACAAAAATCTATCACCTTCCAATGGATCAACAATACGACCGAACTATAATTGGTAATCGTTCAGGTGAGTTTTACGCTTTTACAGTTAAAGAAGCAGAGGATGCAGGATTTAGAAGAGCTTTTAAGCATAGATTTTAA
- a CDS encoding DMT family transporter produces the protein MKPKHKGLLEMFFATFIWGSIPLFSIWCALPSVVFVFFRVLFAFPCMLFYSIRRFGFKELLKVKPIWPLILSGIVLSLNWIFFFWAINITDIATAVVLYYFGPVFTIILAVIFLKEPLNKTLIFAIIIAFMGAFLTFVPSIKPGGSVFGVFIALVSGLLYGLLGFISKIATSSHSSVKITIYQIFISIFFTFPFVFFFKFSLNLYVILLLIVTGIVHTALALFLWYDSLNYIKVSTSAVFSYLDPFFAIALGFIFLGQKPTIMQIAGIILISISGIMVSLKESAQKSY, from the coding sequence ATTAAGCCAAAACATAAAGGCTTACTTGAGATGTTTTTTGCCACATTTATATGGGGTTCTATACCGCTTTTTTCTATTTGGTGTGCTCTACCGTCTGTGGTTTTTGTCTTTTTTAGAGTGCTTTTTGCTTTTCCTTGTATGCTTTTTTACTCTATAAGACGTTTTGGATTTAAAGAGCTTTTAAAAGTTAAGCCAATATGGCCACTAATTTTATCTGGCATTGTTTTATCTCTAAACTGGATATTTTTCTTTTGGGCTATAAATATTACAGATATCGCAACGGCTGTTGTGCTTTATTATTTTGGCCCTGTTTTTACTATTATTCTTGCTGTAATATTCTTAAAAGAACCTTTAAATAAGACCTTAATTTTCGCAATCATCATAGCTTTTATGGGTGCTTTTTTAACCTTTGTTCCATCTATAAAACCTGGCGGTTCTGTATTTGGTGTTTTTATTGCTTTAGTTTCAGGCCTTTTGTACGGCCTTTTAGGGTTTATTTCGAAGATAGCCACATCTAGTCACTCTTCAGTGAAAATAACAATCTATCAGATATTTATCTCCATATTTTTCACATTTCCCTTTGTTTTTTTCTTCAAATTTAGCTTAAATTTGTATGTCATTTTACTCCTTATTGTAACAGGCATAGTTCATACGGCTTTGGCTTTGTTTTTATGGTATGATTCACTAAATTACATAAAGGTTTCAACGAGCGCAGTATTTTCCTATTTAGACCCTTTTTTTGCCATAGCTTTGGGTTTTATATTTTTAGGTCAAAAACCAACAATTATGCAGATTGCAGGCATTATACTAATATCCATTTCAGGTATAATGGTTTCTCTAAAGGAAAGTGCTCAAAAAAGCTATTAG
- the ppdK gene encoding pyruvate, phosphate dikinase produces MRFVYFFGNGFAEGNGSMKDILGGKGAGLAEMALAKIPVPHGFTISAEVCDYYYKNNKTYPPSLKEEVEYNLKRLETTTGKKFGDKQNPLLVSVRSGAKISMPGMMDTILNLGLNDETVIALAKSTNNERFALDSYRRFIQMFGDVALGIDKELFEDKIKEIKKKEKRKFDHEISIEGLRWLIDEYKKIYSAQNKSFPQEPYRQLWIAIDAVFNSWMNKRAIDYRRINKIKESDLLGTAVSVVSMVFGNMGDDSGTGVAFTRDPSTGEKRRFGEFLVNAQGEDVVAGIRTPYPLDYLKQISQEAYDELLKIFDILESHYKDMQDVEFTVERKKLYMLQTRSAKRTAKAAVKVAKDMVEEGLITKQEALSRVSTDQIDQLLHPYFDEKAKAQAKLIAKGLGASPGAACGKVVFSAQKAEEIGSKESVILVRHETSAEDVAGMAASSGILTAQGGRTSHAAVVARGMGKSAVVGCEDIVIDYNNLQFSTNGTVVKEFDTISIDGSTGEVFLGEIKTLIPTGLDKDLAQILQWADEVSKLYVRANADTPQDAKVALEFGAKGIGLCRTEHMFFAPDRINIVREMIVAKDTQSRQKALDKLLPMQKEDFKALFKTMQGLEVTIRLIDPPLHEFLPQTDDAIQEVAKSLNISVDELKSTVKSLHEFNPMLGHRGCRLTITYPEIAIMQTKAIILAALELKAEGIECFPEIMIPLVGIDEELKYLKNIIKQTVDDLMKQSNILLKYLVGTMIEIPRACAVADQIAKEADFFSFGTNDLTQMTFGFSRDDAGKFLFDYLAKGILKEDPFKTIDTQGVGALMKIAVEKGKNANKNLRLGICGEHGGDPESIEFVHSIGLDYVSCSPYRVPVARLACAQAAINRKAEKD; encoded by the coding sequence ATGCGTTTTGTATATTTTTTTGGTAACGGTTTTGCAGAAGGCAATGGTTCAATGAAAGACATTCTTGGCGGCAAAGGTGCAGGCCTAGCAGAAATGGCTCTTGCAAAAATTCCCGTACCACATGGTTTTACAATTAGTGCGGAGGTTTGTGATTATTATTACAAAAACAACAAAACTTACCCGCCTTCTCTAAAAGAAGAGGTAGAGTACAACTTAAAACGCTTAGAAACAACAACTGGTAAAAAATTTGGTGACAAACAAAACCCTTTGCTTGTTTCTGTACGGTCTGGCGCAAAAATATCAATGCCTGGGATGATGGATACAATATTAAATTTAGGTCTAAACGATGAAACAGTAATTGCATTGGCTAAGTCAACCAACAACGAACGCTTTGCACTTGATTCGTATAGAAGGTTCATTCAAATGTTTGGTGATGTGGCACTTGGCATTGATAAAGAATTATTTGAAGATAAAATTAAAGAAATAAAGAAAAAAGAAAAAAGAAAATTTGACCATGAAATAAGCATTGAAGGTCTCAGGTGGCTTATTGACGAGTATAAAAAAATATACAGCGCACAAAACAAATCATTTCCTCAAGAGCCATACAGGCAGCTTTGGATAGCCATTGATGCAGTATTTAATTCGTGGATGAACAAGAGGGCAATAGACTATAGGCGCATTAATAAAATTAAAGAGAGCGATTTGCTTGGTACTGCTGTGAGTGTAGTAAGTATGGTTTTCGGCAATATGGGAGACGACAGCGGCACAGGCGTAGCTTTTACGAGGGATCCCTCCACAGGAGAAAAAAGGCGATTTGGTGAATTTTTAGTTAATGCTCAAGGAGAAGATGTTGTTGCTGGTATTAGAACCCCCTACCCGCTTGATTATTTAAAACAAATTTCGCAAGAAGCCTATGACGAATTGTTAAAGATATTCGACATATTAGAGTCGCACTATAAAGATATGCAGGATGTGGAATTTACGGTCGAGCGCAAAAAACTATACATGCTCCAAACACGCTCTGCAAAAAGAACCGCAAAAGCAGCTGTTAAAGTTGCAAAAGATATGGTAGAAGAAGGCTTAATAACAAAGCAAGAAGCTTTATCAAGAGTAAGCACAGACCAAATTGACCAGCTGCTTCATCCTTATTTTGATGAAAAAGCAAAAGCACAAGCAAAGTTAATTGCAAAAGGCCTTGGGGCATCACCTGGTGCTGCTTGCGGCAAGGTGGTTTTTAGTGCGCAAAAAGCAGAAGAGATTGGCTCTAAAGAATCGGTTATTCTTGTAAGGCACGAAACAAGCGCAGAGGATGTTGCTGGTATGGCTGCATCTTCTGGAATATTGACTGCCCAAGGCGGCAGGACATCGCATGCAGCAGTTGTGGCACGCGGTATGGGCAAAAGCGCTGTAGTGGGATGCGAAGACATTGTTATAGATTATAATAACCTCCAATTTAGCACAAATGGCACTGTTGTTAAAGAATTTGACACAATAAGCATAGATGGATCAACCGGCGAAGTTTTTTTGGGTGAAATAAAAACGCTCATACCTACTGGATTAGATAAAGATTTGGCACAAATACTGCAATGGGCAGATGAGGTAAGTAAACTTTATGTTAGGGCAAATGCAGATACACCGCAGGATGCAAAAGTAGCTCTTGAGTTTGGCGCAAAAGGCATTGGTCTTTGCAGAACAGAACATATGTTTTTTGCACCAGATAGAATAAATATCGTAAGAGAAATGATAGTAGCAAAAGACACTCAAAGCAGGCAAAAAGCACTAGATAAACTATTGCCAATGCAAAAAGAAGATTTCAAAGCCCTTTTTAAGACTATGCAAGGACTTGAAGTAACAATAAGACTCATTGACCCGCCACTACATGAATTTTTACCACAAACTGACGATGCGATACAAGAAGTTGCAAAAAGTTTAAATATTTCTGTTGATGAGCTAAAAAGTACTGTCAAAAGCCTTCATGAATTTAACCCAATGCTTGGTCACAGAGGTTGCAGGCTCACCATTACATACCCAGAAATTGCCATAATGCAAACCAAAGCAATTATTTTGGCAGCTTTAGAGTTAAAAGCAGAAGGCATTGAGTGCTTTCCAGAGATTATGATACCGCTTGTTGGTATTGATGAAGAGTTAAAATATTTAAAAAACATTATCAAGCAAACAGTCGATGATTTAATGAAGCAAAGCAATATACTATTAAAATATTTAGTGGGCACGATGATAGAAATCCCAAGAGCCTGTGCAGTTGCAGATCAAATAGCCAAAGAAGCTGACTTTTTCTCTTTTGGCACAAATGACTTAACACAAATGACATTTGGCTTTAGTCGAGACGATGCAGGCAAATTCTTATTTGATTATTTGGCAAAAGGTATATTAAAAGAGGATCCTTTTAAAACTATTGATACGCAAGGCGTTGGCGCTCTTATGAAAATCGCTGTAGAAAAAGGCAAAAATGCCAATAAAAATTTAAGGCTTGGCATATGCGGCGAGCACGGGGGCGATCCTGAATCTATTGAGTTTGTTCATTCAATAGGCCTTGATTATGTTAGCTGCTCACCGTATAGAGTGCCAGTTGCAAGGCTTGCTTGCGCGCAAGCAGCTATTAACAGAAAAGCTGAAAAAGATTAA
- a CDS encoding MFS transporter has product MKKSFNLIFIVLIILSMTFALRASNNMLFTMVPLLGKYDLGFNTVQIGFLSALFGVFPFLVSAFLNAKLKSLARKKFFIFSAFLYFLSFVMFYFSNKINIWFLVSIVGFSLGALMPNIITAAGLCEDKAKRERIIAIYTITLSTSLIIGPIIESFLLKIVNLRESFLIFSFFPFIAFVFSFFIQFPNESEDSDEKVSVIKNPYFLSAILSILIYNIPFAALIAFGGIYAKDMFGLDLSTINLYFSLFFSASFLGRLYLVVKPPNKIFHDMIISGILTIVGVFLMIISNSALVFAISLFILGFPHGFTFVLSLISLSRGFDIKQRNKANSYFFSLVNIIGTLTPLIFGYILHFLNITMLFYLLLPFALVFLSLLILKLKFSKLI; this is encoded by the coding sequence ATGAAAAAAAGTTTTAATCTTATATTTATTGTTTTGATTATTTTATCGATGACCTTTGCACTAAGGGCAAGCAACAATATGTTGTTTACAATGGTACCTTTGCTTGGTAAGTATGATTTAGGCTTTAATACAGTACAAATTGGGTTTCTGAGCGCTTTGTTTGGCGTTTTTCCATTTTTGGTAAGCGCTTTTTTAAACGCTAAACTCAAAAGTTTGGCAAGAAAGAAATTTTTTATTTTTTCAGCTTTTTTATATTTTTTAAGCTTCGTAATGTTTTATTTTTCAAATAAAATAAATATTTGGTTTTTAGTTTCAATTGTAGGATTTTCTTTAGGTGCCTTAATGCCAAACATAATAACAGCAGCGGGTTTGTGCGAAGATAAAGCTAAAAGAGAGCGTATTATTGCAATATATACAATAACGCTTAGTACTTCGTTAATCATTGGTCCAATAATAGAATCTTTTTTGCTAAAAATTGTAAATTTAAGAGAGTCTTTTTTGATTTTTTCTTTTTTCCCTTTTATTGCTTTTGTGTTTTCTTTTTTTATACAATTTCCAAATGAATCAGAAGATTCAGATGAAAAAGTTTCAGTAATAAAAAACCCATATTTTCTGTCTGCGATACTTAGCATTTTGATTTACAATATACCTTTTGCAGCGCTAATTGCTTTTGGAGGCATTTACGCTAAAGATATGTTTGGCCTAGATCTTTCTACGATTAATCTTTATTTTAGCTTATTTTTTAGCGCATCTTTTTTGGGTAGGCTGTATCTGGTTGTTAAACCACCGAATAAAATTTTTCACGATATGATAATTTCTGGTATTCTTACAATTGTAGGCGTATTTTTGATGATTATTTCAAACTCTGCTTTAGTTTTTGCAATTTCTTTGTTTATCTTAGGCTTTCCTCATGGCTTTACATTTGTTTTATCACTTATTAGCCTATCAAGAGGCTTTGATATAAAACAGAGAAATAAAGCAAACAGCTACTTTTTCTCTCTTGTAAACATTATAGGTACACTTACGCCTCTAATTTTTGGTTATATACTGCACTTTCTCAACATTACAATGCTCTTTTATCTCTTATTGCCATTTGCACTGGTGTTTTTAAGCTTGCTTATTTTAAAGTTAAAATTCTCCAAATTAATTTAA
- a CDS encoding MFS transporter has product MPKPARTLLLVSLSHLVNDWYSLLIPPAIPLLKAVYHLSYVQSGVLVSTPYIVSAILQTYIAYMAEKKAKRVLALKLGFLILSLSFILFYFSDSFLFMVLSALIIGIGLSIYHPQGMGLLANVFKNQKGMALGINGIGGAIGFFLAPVSMGYLLSRFGLKAFLIVAIPGFLMVAILMLCKQEEKPLSITLKHAFSKELILVGFVAMVSPFFSRGISAFLPAYFYSKGQSILDANLMASVMLLAGIIAQPIGGKFSDKFGRKEVIFVSYTSMALFLVLFLLFPNLVLLFLLGFATSVSIPVRHALAAEVGGKSMNTNIAISYTMVMVGASIAPILIGFLIDNFGFNIAFGINTVIALGGAFLLFFVKPQDQALTN; this is encoded by the coding sequence ATGCCAAAACCAGCTCGTACTTTATTGCTTGTTAGCCTATCACATTTAGTTAATGATTGGTACTCGCTTTTAATACCACCAGCTATACCCTTATTAAAAGCTGTTTACCATCTTAGTTATGTCCAAAGCGGTGTGCTTGTTAGCACACCTTATATTGTCAGTGCAATTTTGCAAACATACATTGCTTATATGGCAGAAAAAAAGGCAAAAAGAGTGTTAGCTCTAAAATTAGGGTTTTTGATACTGAGCTTGTCTTTCATTCTTTTTTACTTTTCTGATTCTTTTTTGTTTATGGTTTTGTCAGCTTTGATCATTGGTATAGGACTTAGCATTTACCATCCGCAAGGTATGGGGCTGCTTGCCAATGTGTTTAAAAACCAAAAAGGTATGGCATTGGGCATAAATGGCATAGGCGGTGCTATTGGTTTCTTTTTAGCGCCAGTTAGTATGGGTTACTTATTGTCGAGGTTTGGTTTAAAAGCTTTTCTTATTGTTGCTATACCAGGTTTTTTGATGGTAGCAATACTAATGCTTTGCAAGCAAGAAGAAAAGCCGCTTTCTATTACGCTAAAGCACGCTTTTTCAAAAGAGCTTATCTTGGTAGGTTTTGTTGCAATGGTATCGCCTTTTTTTTCAAGGGGTATTTCTGCATTTTTACCTGCTTATTTTTACAGTAAAGGCCAGAGTATACTCGATGCTAACTTAATGGCTAGTGTTATGCTGCTTGCAGGCATTATTGCGCAGCCTATTGGTGGTAAATTTTCTGATAAATTTGGCAGAAAAGAAGTAATATTTGTAAGTTATACATCAATGGCTTTATTTTTAGTGTTATTTTTGTTGTTTCCAAACTTAGTGTTACTTTTCTTGCTAGGTTTTGCAACAAGCGTATCCATACCCGTAAGGCATGCTTTGGCAGCCGAAGTAGGTGGAAAATCAATGAACACAAATATTGCAATAAGCTATACTATGGTTATGGTAGGCGCTTCAATTGCTCCAATTTTAATAGGCTTTTTGATAGACAATTTTGGTTTTAATATTGCTTTTGGTATAAATACCGTTATTGCACTTGGGGGTGCGTTTTTATTGTTTTTTGTCAAACCACAAGATCAAGCCTTGACAAATTGA
- the efp gene encoding elongation factor P — MLSTNEFKKGSKVEMDDEPYEIVSYEHIKPGKGQAFVRVKLKNLKTLNVVEKTFKSGVKIPKADVEEKPMQFLYQDEHGYHFMDNSNYEEYVIPKDVIEQEAKFLQENKDVFVLLYKNLPIGISLPNFVELKVIETEPGFKGDTAATGTKPAVLETNTTIQVPFFIKEGDILRIDTRTGEYVERVNK; from the coding sequence ATGCTTAGTACAAATGAATTTAAAAAAGGCTCTAAAGTTGAGATGGATGATGAGCCATATGAGATTGTAAGTTATGAGCACATTAAACCAGGCAAGGGTCAGGCATTTGTTAGAGTAAAATTAAAAAATTTAAAGACTTTAAATGTTGTTGAAAAGACTTTCAAATCGGGTGTTAAAATTCCAAAAGCTGATGTAGAAGAAAAGCCTATGCAATTTCTCTACCAAGACGAACATGGCTATCATTTTATGGATAATTCAAACTATGAAGAATATGTAATACCAAAAGACGTGATTGAACAAGAAGCTAAATTTTTGCAGGAAAATAAAGATGTCTTTGTTTTGCTTTATAAAAACTTGCCTATTGGCATATCTTTACCAAACTTTGTTGAGTTAAAAGTTATAGAGACAGAGCCTGGTTTTAAAGGTGATACCGCAGCAACAGGCACAAAACCAGCTGTACTTGAAACAAATACAACCATTCAGGTTCCTTTCTTTATAAAAGAAGGCGATATACTAAGAATTGATACACGCACAGGAGAGTACGTTGAGAGGGTAAACAAATAA
- a CDS encoding M24 family metallopeptidase, which yields MTRIEKIFKRVNEIGADCFVSFDNSDMLYFTQADSEGILLIIEQKTFIFANKLSYDSIINQKPHAEVIQALHGVKSLQEYLIENKIHSIALDLKSTSAFNLETLRKNFEIKDATDFSKQIRIIKEQSEINSIKRAALIARNAFTKVYSMIKIGISEKELQGELDYQMVKHGAQKSAFETIVASGVNTSFPHHKPTDKKIEDGDFLMIDFGACVDGYNSDCTYTFLVGKRTDEERDFYNALFYAQTFAREFIAPNRTKAKDIDKRARDELAKYGLDKYFIHSTGHGVGLDIHELPNIDLSNDTLIVPNMVFTIEPGIYIPGKYGVRIEQTILVKENDVEILGYAPFMEII from the coding sequence ATGACAAGAATAGAAAAGATTTTTAAACGAGTAAACGAGATTGGTGCTGATTGTTTCGTATCGTTTGATAATTCCGATATGCTTTATTTTACGCAAGCAGACAGCGAGGGTATTTTGTTGATTATCGAGCAAAAAACTTTTATATTTGCAAATAAGCTTTCTTATGATAGCATAATAAACCAAAAACCTCATGCAGAAGTAATACAGGCTTTGCATGGTGTAAAAAGCCTGCAAGAGTATTTAATTGAAAATAAAATTCACTCAATTGCCCTGGATTTAAAAAGCACAAGCGCTTTTAATCTCGAAACATTAAGGAAAAATTTTGAGATAAAAGATGCAACAGACTTTTCTAAGCAAATTAGAATAATAAAAGAGCAAAGTGAGATAAACTCAATAAAAAGAGCTGCTTTAATTGCGCGCAATGCCTTTACAAAAGTTTATTCAATGATTAAAATAGGTATTAGCGAAAAAGAGCTTCAAGGTGAGCTAGATTATCAGATGGTTAAGCATGGAGCTCAAAAAAGCGCTTTTGAAACAATTGTTGCAAGTGGAGTAAATACTTCATTCCCGCATCATAAGCCAACGGATAAAAAAATAGAAGATGGGGATTTTTTAATGATAGATTTTGGTGCCTGCGTTGATGGGTACAACAGTGATTGTACATATACCTTTTTGGTGGGCAAGCGCACAGATGAAGAAAGAGATTTTTACAATGCGCTTTTTTATGCCCAAACTTTTGCAAGGGAGTTTATTGCTCCAAATAGGACAAAAGCCAAAGATATTGACAAAAGGGCGCGCGATGAGCTTGCCAAATACGGTCTTGACAAATACTTTATTCACTCAACAGGACACGGTGTGGGGCTTGATATTCATGAGTTACCCAATATTGACTTATCAAATGATACGCTTATTGTGCCAAATATGGTTTTTACAATTGAGCCAGGCATATACATACCTGGCAAATATGGTGTTAGAATTGAACAAACAATTTTAGTTAAAGAAAACGATGTTGAAATATTAGGTTATGCACCATTTATGGAAATTATTTAG
- a CDS encoding GGDEF domain-containing protein — translation MSTRVVSVFFKKERNLSYIDSLKNITISVFKLLKTDDASINDAIEKYINLIKSIKDEDSMNKVRENIVNFSIKYGDYLDNKKKQNDYLIKAVINSLSQIAKDYDPSKYWQESFQHIKELLKSEITYSVLENINTIIKNLLFSTKDTKEIVYKELSEIIFSMLDVAIEHEKASEYKKELLALKKEIYFNSSLLNTYSVRESIKKLIEKKEKLEDEYFNQLQEKLKQAVKALTYVMNTFTKDINNYGDIFQTHIDQIDSLVNVESIDVDEMSKKFIGIAIKIKESTISMNNKIKTLSETIQKSKQTIEELQNKLKEAQESLIIDSLTKVYNRRGLWHFLEYEIEKARRYDKNLSIIMCDLDTFSEINNTYGHQAGDKVLEVFARTAKSLSRGSDIMTRYGGDEFLIIVPEANLEQACQFAEKIRTETEKLKFKYKDKEFHITVSLGVVQFRLKDTIEMFIERADRVLYEAKKTRNTTSKETI, via the coding sequence GTGTCAACGAGGGTTGTATCAGTGTTTTTCAAAAAAGAACGTAATCTATCATATATAGATAGTCTTAAAAATATAACAATAAGTGTCTTTAAGTTGTTGAAAACAGATGATGCTAGCATAAACGACGCTATTGAGAAATACATAAATCTGATAAAAAGCATAAAAGATGAAGATAGCATGAATAAAGTGCGCGAAAATATTGTAAATTTTTCTATAAAATACGGCGACTACCTAGATAACAAGAAAAAACAAAACGACTATCTAATAAAGGCTGTTATTAATTCTCTATCTCAAATTGCAAAAGATTATGATCCATCAAAGTACTGGCAAGAGAGTTTTCAACATATCAAAGAGCTGTTAAAATCAGAAATTACATACTCTGTGCTTGAAAACATCAATACTATCATAAAAAATCTCTTATTTTCCACAAAAGACACAAAAGAGATTGTGTATAAAGAATTATCTGAGATAATATTTTCTATGCTGGATGTAGCTATAGAACATGAAAAGGCTTCAGAGTATAAAAAAGAGCTTTTGGCACTTAAGAAAGAAATATATTTTAACAGCTCACTTTTAAATACATATTCGGTTAGAGAAAGCATAAAAAAACTCATAGAAAAAAAAGAAAAGCTTGAAGACGAGTACTTTAATCAACTCCAAGAAAAGTTAAAACAAGCGGTAAAAGCCCTAACGTATGTTATGAATACATTTACAAAAGATATAAATAATTACGGCGATATTTTTCAAACGCATATTGACCAAATTGACAGCCTTGTTAATGTAGAAAGTATAGATGTAGATGAAATGAGTAAAAAGTTCATAGGTATAGCGATAAAAATTAAAGAAAGTACAATTTCTATGAATAACAAAATTAAAACACTAAGCGAAACAATCCAAAAGTCAAAACAAACAATAGAGGAATTACAGAACAAATTAAAAGAGGCACAAGAAAGCTTAATTATTGACTCGCTTACAAAAGTTTATAACAGAAGGGGTCTGTGGCATTTTCTTGAGTATGAGATAGAAAAAGCCAGACGGTATGATAAAAATTTATCTATCATAATGTGTGATTTGGACACATTTAGTGAAATTAACAATACTTATGGTCATCAAGCAGGCGACAAAGTTTTGGAAGTTTTTGCGCGTACTGCTAAATCTTTATCTAGAGGTTCTGATATTATGACACGATATGGTGGTGATGAATTTTTAATAATTGTACCAGAAGCTAATTTAGAACAAGCCTGCCAGTTTGCTGAAAAAATCAGGACAGAAACAGAAAAGCTAAAATTCAAATACAAAGACAAGGAGTTTCATATCACAGTTAGCTTAGGGGTTGTACAGTTTAGACTCAAAGATACCATAGAAATGTTTATTGAGCGAGCGGATAGAGTGCTCTATGAAGCAAAAAAAACAAGAAATACTACGTCAAAGGAGACTATATGA